DNA from Streptomyces rishiriensis:
CCCGCTGGTGGTCGTGCCGGCGGTCGTGCCCGTGGTGGTGCCGGTGGTGGTGCCGGTGGTGGTGCCGGTGGTCGTTCCCGCCGTCGCACCACCAGTGGTGGAGGCCGCGCAGCTGCCGAGGAAGATCCGGTTGTTGTTGAGGGTCACAGAACCTACCTCAGCCAGCAACCGGCCCTCGACGTTCGTTCCCTGGTTCACGGTGATCGAGTTCTCGGCCATGAGGGTGCCCACGAAACTGGTGGTGACGCCGAGCGACGCGTCTTCGCCGATCTGCCAGAACACGTTGCACGCCGAAGCGCCGTTGGTGAGGAGGATCCGGCTGGAGGTCGCCGTCGTCAGGGATTCAGGAATCTGGAACACCCAGACCGCGTCGGAGCTGCCCTGACCGTCCAGGACCAGGTCGCCGGTGATGCCGACACCGGCTGTGGCGTGGTAGACGCCGGGAAGCAGCGCCGGACCTCCGCCGATTCCGGCCGGAAGTGCGAAGTCCACGGCTTGGCCCGCGGCGTTGTTGTATGCCACGAGCAGGTCGGCCTTGGCCTGGAGTGCCGCAGCGTCCGCTGCGTGGATGGCGCCTCCCACCTGGCCGGGCGGGAATCCGGTGATGGCCGGGCTCGGGTGCGTCCCGAGGTCGTGGGCGAGCACCGAGTTGCCGGTGTTGGTGACTCCCTGACCCGCCAGAACGGAGTAGCTGGCGGTTGTGCCCAGAGGTACGGGCAAGGCGATCGCCGATGCGGCCGTCGGTGTCAGGAAGACCATCGCAGCGGAAACCGTCGCCGCGAGGGCGGAGGCCAGCACACCGGACAGAGTTCGGCGGCCGGCCACTTGAGGGTTTTTCAGCTTCATCAAAAGGCCATTTTCTGTGGGGGCCGTGGCATACCCGGGCCCTACCGATCACCCGGAAAGCCTTTTCACTGCTGCCGCATATTACGCAGAAATATCCTTGCGTCGGCAGCAATGAAACAGGGGCGTTCCCCACTCATTCAGACAGCGGACAGCGCTGTGTTAATACGCTGATTCGCAATTATGACCGCGCGGCATACCCCCGGAACGGGCGGAGCCGTCGGCCATGCGATGCCCCGCCGGAAGCACCGCACGGAGTGCCGTTCGTCAGCCATGCCGCTGGGTGCGGTTCTCGTGGGCGAGCCCGTCCAGGTGGGTGGCCGTAGGCGGCCCGAGCCCGAAGGGAAGGACCAGGGCTCGCAGCACCACGGGGTCCGACGGCCGGAGGAGTTGCTGGTCCGACGGCCGACGAACCAGCCCGATGTCCTGCCAGCCCCACGACAGGAAGGCGTTGCAGACCGCCGAGTCGGCTTGTTCCACCAACGTCGCCCCGAGCGAGGCGTGATGGTCGGCGAGCAGGCGGTGCTGAAGGCGGCGGGCGAGGCCTTTGTCGTCCGCGTGGGGGTGAACCACTGTCTCGGTGATCGCGAAGACGTGCCCGGACGCCGTGAGTTGTTCGACGCTCCGCGGAAGGGGCCCGTCGAAACCCCGCCACCACGTCCCCTCGCGCCGTACCGGGAACCCGTAGACGCACCCGGCGAAAGCGGTGCTCTCCGCGATCAGCAGGGCGAAACCGGGCCGCCGGATGGCTTCTGTAAGGCGTCGCAGGAACGCCTCCCGGCCCCGGTACCCCTCGCCGGGCTGCGCCCGGGAGGACTCCACGTACAGATCGGCCAGATCCTCCCGGAGGGTCTCGGCCTGCCAGCGGTTCAGCCGGCGCAGACGTAGCGCGTCCTGGGCGGACGATGTGCTTCCGTCACCGGACGACGGCTGCTGCCGCCCGGGCGGGGGAGTCACCGTGCACCGCCCGCGGCAGCGGGAATCCGACCCGGTCGCGCCCCGGCCGTGGCCAGGTCCGTCTCTCCCGCGTGGGTGATCAGAGCACGGGTGCTGCGTTCGTGCCGGTAGACATTCAGTTGGGGAAGGGCCATGGCTCCTCTGTTCGGACACATGGGGGTGCGCGTGCGCGGTGGCGAACAGGCATGGACTCCTGTTTCGATGAACCGAGGTGGTGCCCTCGGTCCCTGAACGCGGTGGCTGGAGGCGGGCTCCGGAGCCGGAGTGCGCGATGAGCGGTCCGGCCGGCTACCAGCCGGGAGCACCGGGCAGCACGCGGGTCCGGTCGGCGGGGCTGACGCCGGTGGCGGTCAGGATCCGTTCGGCCGAGGCATCGTTGTCGTCTCGTACAGCCATGGCCATCGCGGCGCGAGCGAGCGGGGGAGCCGTCTGCGGAGGGATCACCAGGAACATGAAGTGGTCCTGGTCGCCCCGAGTGACGATCATGGTGTCGTCGCCGACGGCCGACCAGTCGATGCGGACGGTCCGGCCGTCCACGGACAGATGGCCCGGTCTTTCGTCCCAGGCGCCCGCGTCGAGGCCGACACGGGCGAGCGGACCCAGCCGGTCGGTCAACGCCGCGAGCAGCCCGGACAGTTGACTGTCGAGGTCACGTGACCGCGGCCACCACGCGCCGTCGAACGTCCCCGTGCGTTTCGGCGTCGTCTCCATCCGCAGGACCGCGATGCCGGGGACCATCGGCTCCCTGTTGGTGTCCGCCAGGAGCCTGGCGGGGGTCATGGGGGTCATGGGGGTCATGGGGACTCACCTCACTCCCTTCCGGGTGCCGTGTCGCCGCCCAGACCACCCAGCAGCGGCCTCGGTGGAAGGTGGCGGCCCCATCGCGTGCTGCCGGTTGGCCAGGCGGATGAGGAGCACACCCAGAGCGATCATCGCCATGATGACGACCACGGTCGCGAAGGTTTCCATGGCCGTCACATCCCCGTCGGCCGACCCGGGGTCGCGGCGGGTACCGCGGCTCGATCTCCGCGCTCGGCCCTGGCCGCCCGGATCCGTGGCCACACGGCGGGATCGCGGGCCCCGTGCCCTCCCTCAGAGTCCCAGACCGCCTCCAGGGACCGGTCGCTCTCCGTCGCCTTCCGCAGGCGCGCGGCCTGTTCCATCAGCCGGCTCGCGGTCGAGGTGCCCAGGGGGCTGCTCGCGGCGGACATCAGCCAGGCGGCCGAGACGGGGTCCGTCGGCGGCGGGACCACCAGGAGGTTCCAGCGGCCCACACGGTAGGAGAGCAGGAGCAGTTCGTGCGGGTCCTGCTCGGCGAGGAACCAGCCCACGTGCACCACGTGCCCGGCGACGGGCACCTTGCGCGGGACGACCGGCCAGTGGGTGGGGTTCACCGTGACCCGGGTGATCCGCCCCCACAGCGGCTCCAGGGCGGCCGTCAGCATCGGGAGTTCCGTCCCGAGATCGCGGGAGCGGGGCCACCATGCGCCGTCCAGGAGGGCCGGCGCGGCGTCGGCAGGCGCCAGCGAGAGGCGGAGAGAGGAAGCAACAGGAGAGGACGACGAGAGCCGGTCCTCGGGTGTCGGCGAGCGGGAGATGGTCGCAGTCATGACGCGGACCCTGCCCCGGGGCGACCACGGTCGGCCCGGCCTATTCGATCGCCGAAAACGACACGAGCGTGGCAGCCGGTGCGCGAAATATCCTCGGTACCTTCGAGCGTACCCCTCGGCCGGGCCGACGGACCCTCCCGTCGGTTGATGAACCCGCACCGTGCGCTCCTCCTCCCCCACCGGCTCCGTACGGCCCCGTCCCGAGGCACTGTCCGGAGCCGACGAGTGCTCACCGAGCCGGAGGCACACGGCGCCCGGCAACGAGGGCGAGGTCCCCGCGAGGTGCCCCGGACGGACGCGTCGTGGGTGAGCACGGCCGGTCGGACGCTCCACCCGCAGGGGCCTTCCAGCGGAGTAGGGTCGGGAGTACCGGGAGCACCTCGCACACCGGAGTCAGATGCTGGTGCCGTTCTCGGCGAGCGACAGGACCGGAACGTCGATGACGAGCCCGGGGACAGGTGCGCACCATGACCGCGAAAGCAGAGTCGAAGCCTCCACCGAACACGGCCTCTCCGGCGTGCTCCGCACGAGGGAGGTGAGGACGTGGAGACCGTCGTCACGACGGCACTGATCATCGCCTTGATCGTCATGGGAGCCGCCCTGATCCATCAGCTCAACGCGCAGCACGACGCGAGGATCGCGGGCTATCGGTACGGCGATGCGCTGCCGGGGATCGGCCGCCTGCGGGCGAAGAACCGACGAGCGGCAACGCCTTCCGCGTCGCCCGCCGTCGACGACGCCGAGCCGGGCGGCACGACGGATGATCCGGCCGGTTCCCCGACGGAAACCGTGGGCAGGCCGGAACGGAGTCACATCGTGGAGTCACCGGAACCGCCCTCTGCCGGGAACGTCGACGTGCGTCTCATCGCCTCGTCACCCGAGGCCGCCCGCCGAGTCGCGGAGGTTCTCCGTCGCTGCTTCGCCTCGTCCGAGCAGCGCAGCTATCCCGTCAGCACGGAAACCGGCGGAACCCGCCTCCACCTGACGGTGGACACCGCCCGCGCAGCAGAACCCGCGCGCTCCTGGCTGGTCACCAGTCGGTCCTCCGGAAACGGCCGCACGCAAACCGACGAGACCTGACCCACGAGGGCCGCGAGACAGCCTGTGCCCGAAATGTGCACCGGGCATAGCATGGAAGAGGGTCGGCACACTCTCACGTGCGACCGGCCCGGAAGGGCGACCCCGGTGTGTATACGCCGGGGTCGTTGACGCACGGGCGACCTGGACCGGTTGCCGTGTCTCACCGACGGCCTGTTCGGGTGAACACCGGGCCGGCGGAGAACAGCTCGGTGAGGGCACTGATCGACTGGACCACTCGGATCCTCCGCGATCGCCTCCAGGGACGCCCGCATTCAGGCATGGATCGCCGCGTCGGCGTACGCCCCGGCGAGGTGGGTGATGAATTCGCGGCTGCTGACCGGGGTGAGGGCCTGCGCCTGGAGGTGGTCGTACATCGCGTTGTAGTGCCGCACGTCGGACGGCTTGTCCAGGTAGAGATCGCTGGTGAACCGCGCCACGTACACCACCGCTGCCCCGGGGCTGTCGGCGAACCGCAGAACGGAGAACTGTCCTGACAGGCCCGGGTGGGCGCCGGCCGTGTAGGGAAGGACCTGCACCGTGATGTTCGGCTCCGCGCTGAGTGCTTTCAGGTGCTCCAGTTGTTCATGCATGACGTCCGGGCTGCCGATGACGCGGCGCAGCGCCGATTCGTCGAGGACGACCCACAGGCGCAGCGGGAAGGCCGGGTCGTAGATCCGATGCTGGCGGCGCAGCCGGACCTTGAGTTGCGTGGCGGCCTGTTCGGCAGTGAGCCGTGGGACCGTCTCCCCGATGACAGCCTGGGCGTAGGCGGGGGTCTGCAGCAGATCGGGCACCATCGTGGGCGCGTGAGTGTGCAGCGAAGCGGCGTCCGTCTCCAGGCCGATGTAGACACGGTCGGAGAGGTCGCCGTAGGGGTGCCACCAGCCCCGCTGCGCGGATTCCCTGGCCATCTCCATCAGGGAGTCGATGAGATGCTCGTCCATCACTTCGTAGATGTCGCACAGGTCGCGCACATCCCGTGGGCTGATGGCGCGGTTGCCGTTCTCCAGGTGACTGATCTTGGGCTGGGAGACCATGAGCCGCTCAGCCACTTCTGTGCTCTTCAACCCGCTGGCCACGCGGAGCCGGCGAAGCTCGGCCCCCAGACGGCGTCTCCTGACAGTGGGATTGGTCTTCGCCGCCACGCGCGGTGTAC
Protein-coding regions in this window:
- a CDS encoding helix-turn-helix domain-containing protein translates to MAAKTNPTVRRRRLGAELRRLRVASGLKSTEVAERLMVSQPKISHLENGNRAISPRDVRDLCDIYEVMDEHLIDSLMEMARESAQRGWWHPYGDLSDRVYIGLETDAASLHTHAPTMVPDLLQTPAYAQAVIGETVPRLTAEQAATQLKVRLRRQHRIYDPAFPLRLWVVLDESALRRVIGSPDVMHEQLEHLKALSAEPNITVQVLPYTAGAHPGLSGQFSVLRFADSPGAAVVYVARFTSDLYLDKPSDVRHYNAMYDHLQAQALTPVSSREFITHLAGAYADAAIHA
- a CDS encoding DUF5994 family protein; protein product: MTPMTPMTPARLLADTNREPMVPGIAVLRMETTPKRTGTFDGAWWPRSRDLDSQLSGLLAALTDRLGPLARVGLDAGAWDERPGHLSVDGRTVRIDWSAVGDDTMIVTRGDQDHFMFLVIPPQTAPPLARAAMAMAVRDDNDASAERILTATGVSPADRTRVLPGAPGW
- a CDS encoding ice-binding family protein, whose amino-acid sequence is MLASALAATVSAAMVFLTPTAASAIALPVPLGTTASYSVLAGQGVTNTGNSVLAHDLGTHPSPAITGFPPGQVGGAIHAADAAALQAKADLLVAYNNAAGQAVDFALPAGIGGGPALLPGVYHATAGVGITGDLVLDGQGSSDAVWVFQIPESLTTATSSRILLTNGASACNVFWQIGEDASLGVTTSFVGTLMAENSITVNQGTNVEGRLLAEVGSVTLNNNRIFLGSCAASTTGGATAGTTTGTTTGTTTGTTTGTTAGTTTSGGLLGGGLVSGGLVTGGLLGGPIVGTGGTSGNTAGNSSGNTAGNTAGNNAGNTAGNTTAGNTTGGNTAGNSAGNTTGGNGPGGNGHAPGGPGGPGHGGNGGNGGNGKPDHGGKLDLGQYLHPGQSDHGKYEHGQSDHGKYEHGQSDHGKDDHRPDDHRPDDHGKQSDENFGYDDVPQGHQGDDHSKDYEG
- a CDS encoding DUF5994 family protein, producing the protein MTATISRSPTPEDRLSSSSPVASSLRLSLAPADAAPALLDGAWWPRSRDLGTELPMLTAALEPLWGRITRVTVNPTHWPVVPRKVPVAGHVVHVGWFLAEQDPHELLLLSYRVGRWNLLVVPPPTDPVSAAWLMSAASSPLGTSTASRLMEQAARLRKATESDRSLEAVWDSEGGHGARDPAVWPRIRAARAERGDRAAVPAATPGRPTGM